A section of the Chloroflexota bacterium genome encodes:
- a CDS encoding amidohydrolase: MTTITDLKQRVADAIDDRQDEIIAIGETIMGRPELGFKEFETAALVAQTFAELELDHRTGLAITGVSARIETGRPGPTLALIGELDALTVPGHPREDPATHAAHACGHNAQIAGLMGAAAALSDPRVQRELSGTIVLMAVPAEEYVEVEYRYGLQLAGELEFLGGKPELIARGEFDDVDLAMMIHTHAQPDANGMAAVTASNNGCVVKQIRYVGVASHAGAAPERGVNALYAAQLGMAGINALRETFRDEDAVRVHPIITHGGDLVNVIPADVRLETYVRGKTTDVIDAASATVDRALRAGAMALGAEVEIRNLPGYLPLVNNSAMADLFLANQRDVHGDDGIKRLGHRTGSTDMGDVSHIMPALHPSMAGATGTNHATDWDIVDSHMAYVEPAKALAWMAVDLLGDGARTARRIVDDFEPLMTRDEYLAYQRGVMREEHWAHHA; this comes from the coding sequence ATGACCACCATCACAGACCTGAAGCAACGCGTGGCGGACGCGATCGACGACCGACAAGACGAGATCATCGCGATCGGCGAAACCATCATGGGGCGGCCCGAGTTGGGCTTCAAAGAGTTCGAGACCGCGGCGCTCGTGGCGCAGACGTTTGCCGAACTCGAGCTGGACCACCGCACGGGCCTGGCGATCACCGGCGTATCCGCGCGAATCGAGACCGGGCGTCCGGGTCCCACGTTGGCGCTCATTGGCGAGCTTGACGCGCTGACGGTACCGGGACACCCGCGAGAAGATCCGGCCACCCACGCCGCGCACGCCTGCGGGCACAACGCGCAGATCGCGGGGCTCATGGGCGCCGCCGCGGCGCTGAGCGACCCGCGGGTTCAGCGTGAGTTGAGCGGCACGATCGTCCTGATGGCCGTGCCGGCGGAGGAGTATGTCGAAGTCGAATACCGCTACGGCCTTCAACTCGCGGGCGAGTTGGAGTTCTTGGGCGGCAAGCCCGAGCTGATCGCCCGCGGCGAGTTCGACGATGTCGATCTCGCGATGATGATTCACACCCACGCCCAGCCCGACGCAAACGGCATGGCCGCCGTGACGGCCTCGAACAACGGCTGCGTGGTCAAGCAGATTCGCTATGTCGGGGTGGCGTCGCACGCCGGCGCCGCGCCGGAACGGGGTGTGAACGCGCTCTACGCCGCCCAACTTGGCATGGCCGGCATCAACGCGCTGCGCGAGACATTTCGCGATGAGGACGCGGTGCGCGTGCACCCAATCATCACGCACGGCGGCGACCTCGTGAACGTCATTCCCGCCGACGTTCGGCTGGAAACCTATGTTCGCGGCAAGACGACCGACGTCATCGACGCCGCCTCGGCCACGGTCGACCGCGCCCTCAGAGCGGGGGCGATGGCCCTAGGCGCCGAAGTCGAGATCCGAAACTTGCCCGGCTATCTGCCGCTGGTGAACAACAGCGCCATGGCCGACCTGTTTCTCGCCAACCAGCGAGATGTTCACGGCGATGACGGGATCAAGCGGCTGGGCCACCGCACCGGATCGACGGACATGGGCGACGTGTCGCACATCATGCCGGCCTTGCATCCCAGCATGGCGGGCGCCACCGGCACCAATCACGCCACCGATTGGGACATCGTCGATTCGCACATGGCCTACGTGGAGCCGGCCAAGGCATTGGCGTGGATGGCCGTGGATCTGCTGGGCGACGGCGCGCGCACCGCGCGGCGCATTGTGGACGACTTCGAACCGCTCATGACGCGCGACGAATACCTCGCGTACCAGCGTGGCGTGATGCGCGAGGAGCACTGGGCCCACCACGCATAG
- a CDS encoding PHP domain-containing protein codes for MAGNSRPADPRPIFPRDAPPSPSRGWGLAELHAHTSASDGVPSPGALVRRADELGLDVLAVTDHDTIDGALRARDIAAATDARVEVIVGMEVTTRRQDHVVGLFLEHPVPIFRPLVETVEAIQAQGGLAIVAHPFLGVPTSISAKRLLRALARVRFDGIETENQYFRERTRADARRFQETHAERVGAAVGATDAHFGDLGRALTLFPGHTAAELRAAIGERATLPARGGLQYPRPALADHGRNQFRSLVKLPVMRARTLWRQRRGTGP; via the coding sequence GTGGCCGGTAACTCACGTCCTGCCGATCCGCGGCCCATCTTCCCGCGGGACGCGCCCCCTTCCCCCTCTCGGGGCTGGGGACTCGCCGAGCTGCATGCGCACACCTCCGCCAGCGACGGTGTGCCGTCCCCGGGCGCCCTGGTCCGCCGGGCCGACGAGCTTGGCTTGGACGTGCTGGCGGTCACCGACCACGACACGATCGACGGCGCGCTGCGAGCGCGCGACATCGCGGCGGCCACCGACGCGCGGGTCGAGGTCATCGTGGGGATGGAGGTCACCACTCGGCGGCAGGATCACGTGGTGGGGCTGTTTCTGGAGCATCCGGTGCCGATCTTCCGCCCGCTGGTCGAGACGGTGGAGGCCATTCAGGCGCAGGGCGGGTTGGCCATCGTGGCGCACCCGTTTCTGGGCGTGCCCACGTCCATCTCCGCCAAGAGACTCCTGCGCGCGCTCGCACGAGTGCGGTTTGACGGCATCGAGACCGAGAACCAGTACTTTCGGGAACGCACCCGCGCCGACGCGCGCCGGTTTCAGGAGACGCACGCCGAGCGGGTGGGCGCGGCCGTGGGCGCCACCGATGCCCACTTCGGAGATCTCGGCCGGGCGCTGACCCTCTTTCCCGGCCACACGGCGGCCGAGCTTCGCGCGGCGATCGGCGAACGCGCCACGCTGCCCGCGCGCGGCGGCCTGCAGTACCCACGCCCGGCGTTGGCCGACCACGGGCGCAATCAATTCCGGAGCCTGGTCAAGCTGCCGGTCATGCGCGCCCGCACGCTATGGCGTCAGCGCCGCGGAACGGGCCCTTAG
- a CDS encoding MFS transporter, with product MASAPRNGPLASPPPPRRLAAHVGRSWRALAADGAVYAREMRRFSRNARLLLLSTLLGAFSAGVFRVAYNLYVLELGFTAADAGRLVTSASLAAGLAAIPAGLLALRVGAKPVILGGAVLLGVGTALQVTPFGYGYLVAGAALGGLGGALWNVVIAPLYAGSADDEGRSYLFTVAAIVFLGMSFAGNAVGGWAPRALADATGWPVWVGFFAVLSAAALYGGLGFFPLLGLRAPSARIDRSAFGALRGQVNAIARLLIVHVVIAVGAGLTIPFLNVYFTRQLGLSEAQFGLLAGAGLMTRLGASVFGPIAARHLGKVTAIVVAQSASIPLLLAMGLLPWPLGSSLAFLARGALMNMTAPVRGALYMERVTEAARPATNACLLLAWNLAWAGAAAVGGVLAEQLALAVAVMVTAACYALANGLMWLLWRRRASAA from the coding sequence ATGGCGTCAGCGCCGCGGAACGGGCCCTTAGCCTCACCGCCGCCGCCCCGGCGGCTGGCGGCGCACGTCGGGCGCTCCTGGCGCGCCCTGGCCGCGGACGGCGCGGTGTACGCGCGGGAGATGCGCCGCTTCTCACGCAACGCGCGGCTCCTGCTGCTGAGCACCCTGCTTGGGGCATTCAGCGCCGGCGTCTTCCGCGTGGCCTACAACCTCTATGTGCTGGAGCTGGGCTTCACCGCCGCGGATGCCGGTCGTCTGGTCACGAGCGCCAGCCTGGCCGCCGGGCTGGCGGCGATTCCGGCCGGACTCCTGGCGCTTCGGGTGGGCGCGAAGCCGGTAATCCTCGGCGGCGCCGTGCTCCTTGGCGTCGGGACGGCGCTGCAGGTGACGCCGTTCGGCTACGGCTACCTGGTGGCGGGCGCGGCTCTCGGAGGCTTGGGCGGCGCGCTGTGGAACGTCGTCATCGCCCCGCTATACGCGGGCAGCGCCGACGACGAGGGTCGGAGCTATCTGTTCACCGTGGCGGCGATTGTGTTCCTCGGCATGAGCTTTGCCGGGAACGCCGTCGGCGGGTGGGCGCCGCGCGCGCTGGCGGACGCGACGGGCTGGCCGGTGTGGGTGGGGTTCTTCGCCGTGCTCAGCGCGGCGGCGCTCTACGGCGGGCTGGGGTTCTTTCCGCTGTTGGGGCTGCGCGCGCCGTCGGCTCGGATCGATCGATCGGCGTTCGGCGCCCTGCGCGGCCAGGTCAACGCGATCGCCCGCCTGCTCATCGTGCACGTCGTCATCGCCGTCGGGGCCGGCCTCACCATTCCGTTCCTGAACGTGTACTTCACCCGACAGCTGGGCTTGAGCGAAGCCCAGTTCGGACTGCTCGCGGGCGCCGGACTCATGACCCGGCTGGGCGCGTCGGTGTTCGGCCCTATCGCGGCGCGGCATCTGGGCAAGGTGACGGCCATCGTGGTTGCCCAGTCGGCCTCGATTCCGCTGCTGCTGGCCATGGGCTTGCTGCCGTGGCCGCTGGGAAGCTCCCTCGCGTTTCTTGCTCGTGGCGCACTCATGAACATGACGGCCCCAGTGCGCGGCGCCCTGTACATGGAGCGGGTCACCGAGGCCGCGCGTCCGGCCACCAACGCCTGCCTGCTGCTAGCGTGGAACCTAGCCTGGGCCGGCGCGGCCGCCGTCGGCGGCGTGCTGGCCGAGCAACTGGCGCTGGCGGTCGCCGTCATGGTCACCGCCGCCTGCTACGCGCTGGCCAACGGGTTGATGTGGCTGCTCTGGCGCCGTCGAGCAAGCGCGGCGTAG
- the ftsH gene encoding ATP-dependent zinc metalloprotease FtsH — MNNRLVRNGFMYLVLAVAILVVLFVMFNPGQPNQQVVPISELLSRVEAAADSGSQPEILVSANRIVARVGGSAVSAVVNDRFDIDQALANRGLNVNGQQVAVQFEAPSPAPTIISILTSILPLLIFVGLLVFMMRQAQGSNSQALSFGKSRPRMVTGNRPRVTFKDVQGVDEAKQELAEVVEFLKYPEKFTKIGAEIPRGVLLVGPPGTGKTHLSKAVAGEAGVPFFNISGSEFVEMFVGVGASRVRDLFEKAKQNSPSLVFVDEIDAVGRQRGAGLGGSHDEREQTLNQILVEMDGFDTDQTVIVLAATNRPDVLDPALLRPGRFDRRVVLDLPDIRGREAILRVHAREKPIEQDVDLGTIARQTPGFSGADLKNLLNEAAILAARRNRTTVGMFELEEAIDRVIAGPQRKSRVMSEHEKRVTAFHEIGHALVAHLLRRADPVYKVTILPRGQMGGYTRFLPSQDRHLLSKSEFEDQLAVAMGGHAAELLVFGEMTTGPSNDIQMATEIARRMVTQYGMSTKLGPRAFGRREELVFLGRDIAEQRNYSEAVAETIDREVSHLIDDAHHRAQDMLARNRGLLEKLSETLIEVETLDAEAFERYVDEYQGRTPAAQSDPQPAPPGPTTAPAAPTTSPNPPTEPTPAPKQRPAEGAAG, encoded by the coding sequence ATGAATAACCGGCTCGTGCGCAACGGGTTCATGTATCTCGTACTGGCCGTGGCGATTCTGGTTGTGCTGTTCGTCATGTTCAACCCCGGACAGCCGAATCAGCAGGTCGTGCCGATTAGCGAGCTGCTGAGCCGGGTCGAAGCCGCGGCCGACAGTGGCTCTCAGCCCGAGATCTTGGTGAGCGCCAACCGCATCGTGGCCAGAGTCGGCGGCTCCGCCGTCAGCGCCGTGGTCAACGATCGCTTTGACATCGACCAGGCGCTCGCCAACCGGGGGCTCAACGTCAATGGCCAGCAGGTCGCCGTCCAATTCGAGGCGCCCAGTCCCGCCCCAACCATTATCAGCATCCTGACCTCGATCTTGCCGCTGCTGATTTTCGTTGGGTTGCTGGTGTTCATGATGCGGCAAGCCCAAGGCTCCAATTCGCAGGCGCTGAGCTTCGGCAAGAGCCGCCCCCGCATGGTGACGGGCAACCGCCCGCGCGTGACGTTCAAGGACGTGCAGGGCGTGGACGAGGCCAAGCAGGAGCTGGCCGAGGTGGTGGAGTTCCTCAAGTACCCCGAGAAGTTCACCAAGATCGGCGCGGAAATCCCGCGCGGGGTGCTGCTGGTGGGCCCGCCGGGCACCGGGAAGACGCACTTGTCGAAAGCCGTCGCCGGGGAGGCCGGGGTGCCGTTCTTCAACATCAGCGGCTCCGAGTTCGTGGAAATGTTCGTGGGCGTGGGCGCCTCGCGGGTGCGCGACTTGTTCGAGAAAGCCAAGCAGAACTCGCCGAGCCTGGTGTTCGTGGATGAGATCGACGCCGTTGGCCGGCAGCGGGGCGCGGGCCTGGGCGGCAGCCACGACGAACGCGAGCAGACGCTGAACCAAATCCTCGTCGAGATGGACGGCTTTGACACGGATCAAACGGTGATCGTGCTGGCCGCGACCAACCGCCCGGACGTGCTGGACCCCGCCCTCCTGCGGCCCGGCCGTTTCGACCGCCGCGTGGTGCTGGATCTGCCGGACATTCGCGGACGCGAAGCGATCTTGCGCGTGCATGCGCGCGAGAAGCCTATCGAGCAGGACGTGGACCTGGGAACCATTGCGCGGCAGACGCCCGGCTTCTCGGGCGCCGACCTGAAGAACTTGCTCAACGAGGCGGCCATTCTGGCCGCCCGCCGCAACCGCACGACCGTGGGCATGTTCGAGCTGGAGGAGGCCATCGACCGAGTGATCGCCGGTCCCCAGCGCAAGAGCCGGGTGATGAGCGAACACGAGAAGCGCGTCACGGCCTTCCATGAGATCGGGCACGCCTTGGTGGCCCATCTGCTACGGCGCGCCGACCCCGTCTACAAGGTCACGATCCTGCCTCGCGGCCAGATGGGGGGCTATACCCGGTTCTTGCCCTCGCAGGATCGCCACCTGTTGTCCAAGTCGGAGTTCGAGGACCAGCTGGCGGTGGCGATGGGCGGCCACGCCGCCGAATTGCTGGTGTTCGGGGAGATGACCACCGGGCCCAGCAACGACATTCAGATGGCGACCGAGATCGCGCGCCGCATGGTCACGCAGTACGGCATGAGCACCAAGCTCGGTCCCCGGGCGTTTGGTCGCCGGGAGGAGTTGGTGTTCCTGGGGCGGGACATCGCGGAGCAGCGCAACTACAGCGAAGCGGTTGCCGAGACGATTGACCGTGAGGTTTCGCATCTGATCGATGACGCACATCACCGCGCCCAGGACATGCTGGCGCGAAATCGTGGCCTGCTTGAGAAGCTCTCGGAGACCCTGATCGAGGTCGAGACTCTCGATGCGGAGGCCTTTGAGCGCTACGTCGACGAATACCAGGGGCGTACGCCCGCGGCGCAAAGCGATCCACAGCCCGCGCCGCCAGGTCCGACGACGGCGCCGGCAGCGCCCACGACCAGCCCGAACCCGCCGACGGAGCCCACTCCCGCGCCCAAGCAGCGGCCGGCGGAGGGCGCCGCCGGCTAG
- the tilS gene encoding tRNA lysidine(34) synthetase TilS, which produces MFRALGRAGLHSDDVVVAAVSGGPDSMVLLDSLVAARRRGGPAVHVAHLNHGLRAEAGQVAERVVRHARNAGLPVTAGTPRDYPVGGTEDAPSEDAARRARWTFLRDVARRERAARIATGHTRNDQAETVIMNLARGSGLRGLAGMRADDGEILRPLLPVSRDDIAAYVRARELVVDRDPLNETPQFRRNRVRHEALPLLDDIYPGAVNAIARGAEVLAGEVDGLPLYVQPADGLRMPLHPERAAVPEGLFPTTFVAAVRALGGRRQLGAAQLGAVARALRDDTHGRWVDLTDGTHAFVRDGAVVLYPERVRDPTWRPPVSVTVPGEARVPGGSVIAELIEGGSPVGHGVALDGCALDHERLQGRTLTLRAPAPRERVRLARGQDTRDLARLLRSRGVAADIASSMPVLDVDGSAVCVPGVWRDEGFAPRPNARMVVALHARWDAIRPPDARA; this is translated from the coding sequence GTGTTCCGTGCCTTGGGGCGCGCCGGACTGCATTCGGACGACGTGGTCGTCGCGGCCGTTTCCGGCGGGCCGGATTCAATGGTGCTGCTCGACAGTCTAGTGGCCGCGCGGCGCCGAGGCGGACCGGCCGTGCACGTGGCGCACTTGAACCACGGACTGCGCGCCGAAGCCGGGCAGGTGGCGGAACGCGTGGTCCGGCACGCACGCAACGCCGGCCTTCCGGTGACCGCCGGCACGCCCCGCGACTATCCGGTCGGCGGGACGGAGGACGCACCGTCCGAAGACGCCGCCCGCCGCGCCCGGTGGACGTTCCTCAGAGACGTTGCGCGGCGCGAGAGGGCCGCGCGCATCGCCACCGGCCACACCCGCAACGACCAGGCCGAGACCGTGATCATGAATCTGGCTCGCGGATCCGGGCTGCGCGGGCTTGCGGGGATGCGGGCGGACGACGGCGAGATTCTGCGGCCGTTGCTCCCGGTCTCGCGCGACGACATCGCGGCCTACGTGCGGGCCCGTGAACTCGTCGTCGACCGTGACCCGCTGAACGAGACGCCGCAGTTCCGGCGAAATCGCGTCCGACACGAAGCCCTGCCGCTGCTGGACGACATCTATCCCGGGGCGGTGAACGCCATCGCTCGCGGCGCCGAGGTTCTCGCCGGCGAGGTCGACGGGCTTCCGCTCTACGTGCAGCCCGCCGACGGCCTTCGCATGCCGCTGCATCCGGAGCGCGCGGCGGTGCCGGAGGGATTGTTCCCCACGACGTTCGTCGCCGCCGTTCGTGCCCTGGGCGGCAGGCGACAGCTTGGGGCGGCGCAGCTCGGCGCCGTGGCCCGCGCGCTGCGCGACGACACGCATGGGCGATGGGTCGATCTGACTGACGGAACGCACGCCTTTGTGCGGGATGGGGCGGTGGTGCTGTACCCGGAGCGCGTGCGCGATCCGACATGGCGGCCGCCTGTTTCGGTGACCGTACCGGGCGAGGCGCGAGTGCCCGGCGGATCGGTCATCGCCGAGTTGATCGAGGGCGGCTCGCCTGTGGGGCATGGCGTGGCGCTGGACGGATGCGCGCTCGACCATGAGCGGCTGCAGGGCCGCACGCTCACCCTGCGCGCCCCGGCGCCGCGTGAGCGCGTTCGCCTGGCTCGCGGCCAGGACACGCGCGACCTCGCACGGCTGCTCCGCAGCCGCGGGGTGGCCGCCGACATCGCCTCGAGCATGCCGGTGCTCGACGTCGACGGCTCGGCCGTCTGCGTGCCCGGCGTATGGCGGGACGAGGGCTTTGCGCCGCGTCCAAACGCACGCATGGTCGTGGCGCTGCATGCGCGCTGGGATGCGATCCGCCCGCCGGATGCACGGGCGTGA
- the dut gene encoding dUTP diphosphatase yields the protein MRVPIARVDPTLPLPRYATEGSVGFDLITRETTRIEPGAIGLIPGNVIIAAPPGCMILVVARSSTARRTGLVAAHGVGIIDRDYCGPEDEIQVQFWNPTDNPIEVERGARIAQAILVRVETAEWVEGEPEGTTSRGGFGSTGE from the coding sequence ATGCGCGTGCCCATTGCGCGGGTCGATCCGACGCTTCCCCTGCCCCGCTACGCCACCGAAGGTTCCGTCGGCTTCGACTTGATCACCCGCGAGACCACGCGCATTGAGCCCGGGGCGATCGGCCTCATCCCCGGCAACGTCATCATCGCCGCGCCCCCCGGATGCATGATCCTGGTGGTCGCCCGCAGCAGCACGGCCCGGCGCACCGGGCTGGTCGCGGCTCACGGCGTCGGCATCATCGACCGCGACTATTGCGGGCCCGAGGACGAGATTCAGGTCCAATTCTGGAACCCCACCGACAACCCGATAGAAGTCGAGCGCGGGGCGCGCATCGCCCAGGCCATACTGGTCCGGGTTGAGACGGCGGAGTGGGTGGAAGGCGAACCGGAGGGTACGACGAGCCGTGGAGGATTTGGCAGCACGGGCGAGTAA
- a CDS encoding septum formation initiator family protein, with the protein MASRTQFLLRSLAMLALIAVLVVIIQEASGSSTQQVAQQRVEELRQRISAAELENQRLDEQLQYARSLPALREMAKRELGLVNPGDQAVVLQGQVEDRPRPAPLPIPTVPPPEPEPIEIGYLSGWIALLSGGD; encoded by the coding sequence GTGGCCTCTCGAACGCAATTCCTGCTCCGGTCGCTGGCGATGCTGGCGCTGATCGCCGTCCTGGTGGTGATCATCCAGGAGGCCAGCGGTTCATCCACCCAACAGGTGGCGCAGCAGCGCGTCGAAGAGTTGCGGCAGCGGATCAGCGCCGCCGAGCTTGAGAATCAACGCCTCGACGAGCAGTTGCAATACGCCCGCTCGCTGCCGGCGTTGCGGGAGATGGCCAAGCGCGAGCTTGGGCTGGTGAACCCCGGGGACCAGGCCGTCGTGCTGCAGGGCCAGGTGGAGGACCGCCCCAGACCGGCGCCGTTGCCGATACCGACGGTTCCGCCGCCAGAGCCGGAACCCATTGAGATCGGATATCTCAGCGGCTGGATCGCCCTCCTATCCGGCGGCGATTGA
- the glmS gene encoding glutamine--fructose-6-phosphate transaminase (isomerizing), with the protein MCGIVGYLGHEPASGHILTGLRALEYRGYDSAGLAVLGPDGVSVRRRAGRLHDLEALVEAQPVEGTMGIGHTRWATHGAATDANAHPHRDGSGRVVIVHNGITDNFADLRDGLLASGHAFTSETDTEVIAHLIGLELDAGADLASAVGAAVEQLEGAHAIVALSPDVPDLLVAARRGAAGGLVVGRNGETTCIASDLVAVIRHTHKVQVLEADEMAVVHADRAAQFTDLRLRPRTRSTIDIPWDPLSIAKAGHKHFLAKEIHEQPTTLASVIRPRITLDPIELRFPSFRLPMPAAEIERVVLVGSGTAWHAGLIGRDYIEDFAGLPATCEIASEFAYRAGPLSPRTLVIAITQSGETADVLAAIGRAKRGGATVVGIVNVVGSEATRQADAVMYMHAGPEVSVAATKTFTSQLASLHLLACQLGLARGVLSREQLRHHLASLAHVPEHVERALTCEPQIEALARRFHRFCDFLYIGRGQAFPLALEGALKLKEISYIHAEGYAAGELKHGPIALAESDVPVVAVATAGPLRDKTLNAVEQVRARGAPVILIATEGDEQAGATADEVVYVPKTAEAVAPIVTAIPLQLLAYHVAVWLGADIDQPRNLAKSVTVE; encoded by the coding sequence ATGTGCGGCATCGTCGGGTATCTCGGCCACGAGCCCGCCTCCGGCCACATTCTCACCGGCCTGCGCGCCCTCGAGTACCGGGGCTACGACTCGGCCGGACTTGCCGTGCTGGGTCCGGACGGCGTCAGCGTGCGTCGGCGGGCGGGGCGCCTGCACGACCTCGAGGCCCTGGTCGAGGCCCAGCCCGTCGAGGGGACCATGGGCATCGGCCACACGCGCTGGGCGACCCACGGCGCGGCGACCGACGCCAACGCGCATCCGCACCGCGACGGGTCCGGGCGCGTGGTCATCGTCCACAACGGCATCACCGACAACTTTGCCGATCTCCGCGACGGGCTGCTCGCGTCCGGCCACGCGTTCACCTCGGAGACCGACACCGAGGTCATCGCCCACCTGATCGGACTTGAGCTGGATGCGGGCGCCGATTTGGCCAGCGCCGTCGGAGCCGCCGTGGAGCAGCTCGAAGGGGCCCACGCCATCGTGGCGCTTTCGCCCGACGTGCCCGACTTGCTCGTCGCGGCACGCCGGGGCGCGGCCGGGGGACTCGTCGTGGGACGCAACGGGGAAACTACCTGCATCGCCTCGGACCTGGTGGCCGTCATTCGCCACACGCACAAAGTCCAAGTCCTCGAGGCCGACGAGATGGCGGTGGTGCACGCCGACCGAGCGGCGCAATTCACCGACCTGCGGCTGCGGCCGCGCACGCGATCCACGATCGACATTCCCTGGGACCCGCTCTCGATCGCCAAGGCGGGCCACAAGCACTTCCTCGCCAAGGAGATCCACGAGCAGCCGACCACCCTGGCGTCCGTGATTCGCCCACGCATCACGCTCGATCCCATCGAGTTGAGGTTTCCGTCCTTCCGGCTGCCCATGCCCGCCGCCGAAATCGAGCGCGTGGTGTTGGTTGGCAGCGGCACGGCCTGGCACGCCGGTTTGATTGGGCGGGACTACATCGAGGACTTTGCCGGCCTGCCGGCGACCTGTGAGATCGCCTCGGAGTTCGCCTATCGCGCCGGCCCGCTGAGCCCGCGCACCCTGGTCATCGCGATCACGCAGTCCGGTGAGACCGCGGACGTGCTGGCCGCCATTGGGCGCGCCAAGCGGGGCGGGGCGACGGTGGTGGGCATCGTCAACGTGGTGGGCAGTGAGGCGACGCGTCAGGCGGACGCGGTGATGTATATGCACGCGGGTCCTGAAGTCAGCGTGGCCGCGACGAAGACCTTCACCTCTCAGCTGGCGTCGCTGCATTTGCTGGCGTGCCAGCTGGGCCTCGCCCGCGGCGTGCTCAGCCGCGAGCAGCTGCGGCACCATCTCGCCTCGTTGGCGCACGTGCCGGAGCACGTCGAGCGCGCGCTGACCTGCGAGCCGCAGATCGAGGCCCTGGCCCGCCGCTTCCACCGCTTCTGCGACTTCCTCTACATCGGGCGCGGTCAGGCGTTCCCGCTGGCGCTGGAAGGCGCGCTGAAACTCAAGGAAATCTCATACATCCACGCCGAGGGCTACGCCGCCGGCGAGCTCAAGCACGGCCCTATCGCCCTGGCCGAATCCGACGTGCCGGTGGTCGCCGTCGCCACCGCGGGTCCCCTGCGGGACAAGACGCTCAACGCCGTCGAGCAGGTCCGGGCGCGCGGCGCCCCGGTGATCCTGATTGCCACGGAGGGCGACGAGCAGGCGGGCGCGACGGCCGACGAGGTGGTGTACGTTCCCAAGACGGCGGAGGCGGTGGCGCCGATCGTGACCGCGATTCCGCTCCAGTTGCTGGCCTATCACGTGGCCGTATGGCTTGGAGCGGACATCGACCAGCCGCGCAATCTCGCCAAGTCCGTGACGGTCGAGTAG